Within Vicia villosa cultivar HV-30 ecotype Madison, WI linkage group LG1, Vvil1.0, whole genome shotgun sequence, the genomic segment GTTGGTTATTCACATAatttatttcttcttttggatAATAAATCTCGGTCTTATGATCACCAAAACACAATTCATAttcttttgtttgttttaacTTCTCTCTTttaatgatatttatttatttttagatagCTTGAAAGTCTAATTTGTTAATTATtccaatttttataaaaaatgtatTCTGAATTAGAATCACACTTTGTGATTCTCATtcaaacaccttttttttttcttcttattcatATACGTGTATGAAACGACGATTAACATTGGTTGAATAGTTGTTAACTACAATTGAAGTGGTGGGTAGATAAAAATTGtcataattatgaagaaaaaaaaggtgaTTATTGTTGTAATTGTCGATTTGacctatttaatattaaaaaattaaaaaattaattttcttttcttttttaaaatttaagttaataatatcttaaaattaactttaaaacaAATTCAACCTTTTTaaccttcaattttaatttttgatataaaaatcataaaataagtaATAACTTCAGACAAACAAAActtagtttgatttttttttgtaatttcgaaagaattttttttaactcTTTTATAAAATCTAAAACAAACTAACTCTTGCTCTGTTGTTGAATCTAAATGAAATCTAAAGCAAATCAAATGAGGTAAGAAAAGGCAAAAATATATTATGGTACTGCAAAATCAAGCCTCTGTACAAAATGGGCACCAGCGTCCCCAGTTAAAACTCTTCCAACTAAAGAAATCAAGAATCTAATCCTACCCAATTTACATTCCAATTTTGAATAATTGAAGAAATCTAATCAGAAAGAATCAAATTAATTACTATGTGCCGTCATCTACTCCTCTAATTACTCTCTTTTTCATCTCTACCTAAAAAACATCCAATTTCACCTAACACTAATCCAACTATCTGTTTCCGACCAACTCACTGGCACTTCAACCGTCACAAGCTGCCGGAGCCGATTCCCGCCGGAAAAAGAACAAGAATCATAATTCCATTGACACGACTCTTCAGATTCCGGCGAACTTGGAGTCGAATCACTAACACTAGAAACCCAATCATTGAAATCAAAATGATTTCTTGGTGATGGTTCGTTAACATTCTTCACTTCTTCAATGAAAGGATGATTCAAAAGCATCTCAGCCGTCCATCTCTTTCTTGGATCCTTAACTAAACATTTCTCAACAAAatcttttccttcttttgataAATCTTCGGGTATCATCGGTGATTCTTCTCCGGCACCAATTCGAAGCATCAACGACCACATATTTGAATCTTTCTCCAAATTCCAAACTGGTTTTCCTGTCACCATCTCCACCACCGCACATCCAAGTGCCCAAACATCCGCCGGCGACTCATGCTCCCCGTGGTTAACTGATTCCGGCGACATAAAAAGTGGAGTTCCCCTGCATTCGAACCTACTCTGTTCTTCCCCTGATTTTTTCGCAAGACCAAAATCAGCGATTTTGATTTCACCGTCATCGAATACCAGAATGTTTTGAAGCTTAATATCGCAATGAACGAATCCATTGCTGTGAATATGGTGAAGACCTTCAACAATTGACCTGGTGTAACCGCGAATATTCTGTTCCGGAATCCGGCCACCGTGGAATTTAACTTGATCGGCGAGAGTACCGGCGGAAGCATACTCGAGAAATAAATTGTAATACTTTTCGCCATTCTCGAAGGTGTAATCATCTCCGAAACAACGAATGATTTGTTGACAAGAACCTAAACGATCGAGAACATGTCTCTCGTTTTTGAGGGAATACGAGGTTGAAACCTCGGAGGTTTTAACAGCTGTCGGAGAAGGAAAAAGAGTGGAATTTGAACTTCCTTTGGGTAAGACTAGATTAACAGTTGCAAAGCTTCCTCTCCCAACTGATTCTCCTCGTATCCAATCCATCTTAGTTActatgttttggtttttttttggtttgtgaagaagaaagaaaaatgagTTGAGTTGAGAAGAGAGAAGAACTCTTTTCCTTTATATATGAAGTGAAAGAAAGAAATCTAGTTGATATTTTATGACCTAAGCAATGCGGTGTATcgggaaattaaataaaattcaaaatttatttgattatgaataaagaaatataataataataaaaagagtaTGGAAGATAAATTAAAGCACGTGGATATTTTTAGAGGAAATGAGGCCTATAGTTTCCTATTTGGCTGAACGTGGTTGAATATGAGACGAAGGGTTATGAAAGATCTTTGTGAGAGATATTACGCTACTTGGTGGATAGTGACTTCTATATTTCATATTGAAAATTTTGTGTGTAAATTTGTGGTGATATGGTGCGATTCGTATTTGAGTAATATTGTCGTATTTTACGTACCTCTTCAAAAGAGATGTGTCGTTTTAGGGATCTCGTGCGGTCATATCAGCGTAACTTAGCAAACAAAATGTTTTTGGTGGTTAATGAATTTTTACACGCACTTGTATAAAGTCGtaataaataaatgtatttatttatgcGTGGTGTGTTTGGCATTTATAATATGTTTGTTTGGGAGATAAATTTTGAGTGTGGTCTTAGCAACATTCACTGCTTCCGGCTCAATGTCAATCTTATCAATTTAACGATTTGAATATTCTTATAGCATTAAGAGGAATATCCTTTCTGCATTTATATTACgaaattaactattttttttgttGACAAAAACCAAATTAACTCATGTCATTAATCAAATGAAATTCGATACAAGAAGGGATAATATTTAAGGAACTACGTCTAGACTAAGAATTGACCGCCTTCGTTAACGAGTGGGCAACCATATTCACTTGGCGTTTTACAAACTTCACCCCAAAATTAGGAAAAGAAACTAACAACCGCTtaatagaaagaaaaataaaacttaacTCGGAACAACCTGTATCATTAGAGTTGACTGCTTGAACCACCACCTGAGACTCACTTTCAAAAATCACACACTCCATATTTAAACTAATAGCATGTTGCATCGCTTCTTTCAAAGCCAAGGCTTCCGCTTCGACTATGGACATAGTGCCGACATCCCAAGCAATACCTGCAGTAATGAAACTTCCAATATTATTTCGGAAGCACCAACCCTTGTTAGTAGAATTATGAGAGGTATTAAACCCTGCATCCGTATTGTATTTTATCCAACCCACCGCCGGTGGGCTCCAGGTTAAGGGGATCTGAACACCATTAGGAATATCTTGAACCTCACGAGCAGCAAACCAATCATGCCAATTAAAATAGGCTTGCAAACCTAACCTAGATATGTCCCCTCTATCATTATTCCACACAACATTATTACGGTTCTTCCAAAGCACCTCCATCATTACAGCAAATCTTCCGGCATCCCTCTTATCCTCTTTATTACAAATGTCCATAATAAGTTATTTGGCATCACTCAGAGTATGTAAACGGGGTTCAATAATAGAAGACAAGCCTGCATCTCTCCAACAATGGATAGTAGTAATACAGTCGAAGAAAACATGTCAACCCTCTTCATCCTCCCTCTCACAAGTCTGACACATAGCCAGACACTGAACATAGTGTTGTCGGAGTCTAATACGGGTCGGCAAACAACCCCTACAAATCCTCCATAATAGGTGCTTGGCTCTAGGAGGTGCCATAATGTTCCATAATCTATTCCAATTACCCTCTACTCTTTTATCCACCTGGTGTATCTGAACAGTCATCCACAGCCTATATCCCGATCGATCATTATACTCACCATTTCTTTCCTCCTTCCACACCATCCCACCCGTATCAACTTTCTCCAACAAAGGTACTTTTAGGATTTCACCTGCCACTACATGATCAAGCAAGGAGTTAACAACATGTGCATCCCACTGTTTGGAATTGAGAGTCATAAGATTATTAACATAAAGTTCATACACACCTTGATTAACCGGACCACCTAGACATCCTTATGAACTCCCCCGAAGCCAAGGTTCATGCATAACCTTAATGCATCTACCATCACCAATCCTCCACCTACAACCCAGAAGTAACACATCTTTAGCTTTCCAAAGGCTTCTCCAAACAAAACTTGGATTATTACCTAGTTTGGCCTGTAAGTAAGAGGAATTaggaaaataccttgctttgAAAAACCTGGAAACCAAGGCGGATGGATTAGACAATAACTTCCAACCTTGTTTGGCTACATAGCTACATTAAAAGCACGAAAATCCCTAAAACCCATACCACCATCCTTCTTAGGGCAAGACAATTTATCCCAAGCCATCCAACGAATACCCTTATTGTTGCTACCTCCCCCCGACCAAAAGGAAttcaacatcttctcaatatcctTCACCACCCCATCTGGAATAATAAACACACTCATAATATAAGATGGAATAGACTGCAGCACTGACTTAATCATCACCTCCTTACCAGCCTTAGATAGAGATCTACCTCTCCAAGAATTGATCCTTTTCCAAATACGGTCCTTAATAAATGCAAAAGTCTCCTTTTTACGTCTACCAATCATCGACGGCAATCCCAAATAAGTACCCGTCCCAAACACATGACGGACACCCATGATTTTAGCAATATCCTCTTGGGCCGGAATACTAAGATTACGACTGAAGAACACCTCCGACTTGGTTAAATTAATCTCTTGCCCTGATGCATTAGCATAGATCGTGAGAATCTCCATAAGGTGAGACACCTCCTCAATGTTAGccctacaaaataaaaaaaaaagttgtcaGCAAAAAGCAGGTGGGACACACTAGGCGCCCCCTACATATCCGGACACCATGAATATCTCCTCGAGATACCGCTCCTTTGATAAGAGTCGATAGACCCTCTGCAATGAGAATAAAGAGGTATGGAGACAATGGGTCCCCATGCCTCAATCCTCTACCTGGTAGAATTGGACCAACTCTATCTGAATTTACTAGGACCGAATAATTCACCGATATCACACACATCATCACCCAGTGGATCCATCTATCCGCAAAACCCAACTTGCTGAGCATACCCTTCAGAAAACCCCAATCCACCCTGTCATATGCCTTACTAATGTCGATCTTCAGAGCCATATGCGCAATGTTGCCTTTAGTCCTCCGTTTAAGGGTATGGATGATTTCCATAGCCATCAAACATTGTCTAAGATAGACCGGCTCTCCACAAAAGCTGACTGTTCCTCCGATACACATTTAGGCAAGCAAAACTTCATTCTATCCGCGAGGATTTTGGAGACCAGCTTATAGGCTACATTACACAAAGATATAGGTCGAAACTCCTTCATAGTCCGAGGATTAGCACACTTCGGAATCAAACAAATATTAGTTTCATTGATAGAAGACGGGAAAAAACCTCTTTCGAGCCAAGTAGTAGCTGCCGAAAAAATGTCATCTCCGCAAAGGTGCCAAAATTTTTGATAGAATTCCGGATTGAAACCATCGGGACCAGGAGACTTATCCGGGTGCATAAGTTTAAGGGCTGCATGAAGTTCTTCCTTAGTAATATTTGCTAACAACTTGTTATTATCATCAACTGTAATAATCGGATGTATATGATTCAGGACAGGATCATAATTACCTTCACGAGCTTTGAACAGGTTAACAAAATACTGCTTAGCAATATCACACATTCCTACCTGATCACTTATCTCTCTATCCGTCTCATCTAATAACATGCTAAGTTTCTGAAAATTTTTACGCACCGCAGCCGAGCGGTGAAAATTTTTTATATTACGGTCTCCACTGCATAACCAGTGCATCTTTGCACGCTGCTGCCAGAAAATCTCTTCTCGGATGTGAATCTTATTGTAGTTACGTCGAGCTTTGATAAACCGCGACGAGGACGCCACATCTTGATTACCACGGAACATTTCCATAGTCTCCAACAAACTTGTTTGTTCCTCTTTCTGTCTACAGTACCTTTGGCGATTCCACTCTGATAAATCCTTAGCGCAAGAGTCTATACGATTCGTAACTTCCATATTCTCTTCTTTCTTCCATCCATTAGTCACTACGCCTTCAATATCATTTTCTTTCAGCCATGAGTTTTCAAACTTGAAGGAATATTTTTTTCGTAAGCGAACCGGATGGACACAGTGAAGCAAGATAGGACTGTGGTCAGAATGCGAAGCAAACAAATTCACCAGCTTAGCGTCCGGAAATATATCCAGCCAATCGGTACCAGCAAGGGCTCTATCCAACCGTTCCTCCACAACACGATCCGTGCTTCGACTCTTGATCCACGTGAAGGGATAACCTTCCATATGAATGTCAGTAAGGTTGCATTCACTAATAACTTGACGAAATCCCGCACATAGCCAATTGGGATGAGAGTGAATACCACGTTTATCATTTTGCGACAACAAATCATTAAAGTCTCCAATAATACACCAAGGGATATGCGACAAATCTCGAAGACTCTGAATCATATTCCAAGCTTGCTGACGTCTTGTCCGCTCAAGGTATCCATAGTAACAAGTAAGTCTCCAATCTCCTTTGACATCATCATGAACCAGAATGTTGACAAAATTCCTCGAGAAATTCATTATACTACACTGCAAGTTATTCTTCCACAAGACAGCAAGTCCACCACTTCTGCCTTCGACATCCACTGTTAAACAAGAACTAAACCACAACATCAGAAGAATGCTTTCCAACTTCGGGGCTTTAGCTAACGTTTCCGAAAGAAAGATAACATCCGGTTGATGTTGTTGAGCCAATTTCCGCAAGTTCGGAATTGCACGCGGGTTGCTCAGGCCCTGGCAATTCCAGCTAAGAATCTTCATGAGTCCCGGCAGTCCTGGCTGCCAGGACCTGCCGATAAAAAATGTTGACAAGTATCCGAACCATTGCTACCCGTTTCTGCTCCattttctcttctcctctttcgtTCCATCTGCTCTTCACTACTATCACGCATGGTAATCCCTGGGGATACTTTCTGCAGCAAAGTGTCTTGCTCTAAGTGACTAACATCCAGCTGACGGGGCAGAAATTGGTTACTGGCTGAGGCTTTAGATTTAGGACTATGATGAATGGCATGGTTTTGTTTGGACAGGGTATTATTTGGTTTGAAACGATGAGGCTTTGGTTTTATAGTATTTGGTACAAGGGTAGTGAAACTGGTATTTTGATTTTTGGATTGGACGTTAGTTTTCAACAAAGTGTGTATAAACTACttatatctaaaaaatatttaaaataaaattagaataataCCGGACACTATGTATAAACAAAATGGAGATAGGAATGTAAGGAGATTaagaaaaatcaattaaattgacaaacaaattaaattgaaaaaaaatcattGTTTTTTTTTGCTCAGTtttaaaatcgaaccaaaccaataaaaatGGATGTAGTTTGGTTTGATTCTCAATTTTAGTCTTTAAGAACCGGCAAACGGATGAACTGAACCAATAACTTTAATTACGCTCTATGTCTTATATTTCACCCATTATTAAGCCCACATTTTATATGGGTTCAACCTTCTCCatctttatttatatttcattccTTTCAGCAAAACACACATCTAGAACCAAATTTCAAAATATAGAAAGTAGAAATCATAAGTCACGAAAATTTGCTTTCACCGAATTCCTACTCCCGCCGCCCGTCATCATTATTACTTTCTTTACCGCTGTTCTGCTATGTTATGATCGTCTTATTCGTGTTCAAGTACTCTTCATTACATTTATATTAATTTGACCTTTTTTGggtcttcttcttcaacaatatttcttctagtcttgttacaaaataattttgatgTGTGTTTcaggtgtgaaacatgttaatttatgtgtaataaaaatatttgttgttATAATTGTGTTTTATTTGTTCAAGTTTCAAACTATTTCTCAACCTTCTTATATCAAGCGCCAACTTTTATATATGATAGTTATTTTGGGCCAGCCATATCCCTTTTGGACCGACCATTTTGAGATAGCTCGTTTCTAGTCATAGAATTTAAGTCGACTACACTATTATGTCTCGGGAGTCTTCTCCTTACCATAGGACTATCATGTACCTTGTTGGAGGAGAGTTACGCCTCAAGCCCATCCAATGGTACTCCGCATTCCATGTCTGAAAGATAGAAGTCGTTCTTCCTCTCTCTTATATATAAGGAATGACGTCATTTCAGGTAACAAGTTTCAAACTTAATTTGTATACTCTTTACTTTTCACATATTAACTTAGGAGTTAGAGCACTAACATTGCTGGTACACTCTCACACCGCCGCATTGGAAGCTCTACTTTTCCATAACTTATGCTTCTCTCTATCTATTTTTGGTTTCAGAACGGAACAATAATATACTTATTTCATTATACAATGAAAAGCATGTCACTGTTTCGTATGAATTAAGAACAACATGACAGTGAagaatacattaataattatattgttTAAAAAAACTATTATAAATTGATCAACCAAACCGAACAAAACtggttagtttggttcggttccattttttaaaaatactaaaaatcaaaccaaacttaatTGATGGAGATATCATCGctcaaacattttttaaaaccAAAAACCAGT encodes:
- the LOC131607659 gene encoding mitogen-activated protein kinase kinase kinase 20-like, with protein sequence MDWIRGESVGRGSFATVNLVLPKGSSNSTLFPSPTAVKTSEVSTSYSLKNERHVLDRLGSCQQIIRCFGDDYTFENGEKYYNLFLEYASAGTLADQVKFHGGRIPEQNIRGYTRSIVEGLHHIHSNGFVHCDIKLQNILVFDDGEIKIADFGLAKKSGEEQSRFECRGTPLFMSPESVNHGEHESPADVWALGCAVVEMVTGKPVWNLEKDSNMWSLMLRIGAGEESPMIPEDLSKEGKDFVEKCLVKDPRKRWTAEMLLNHPFIEEVKNVNEPSPRNHFDFNDWVSSVSDSTPSSPESEESCQWNYDSCSFSGGNRLRQLVTVEVPVSWSETDSWISVR
- the LOC131644078 gene encoding uncharacterized protein LOC131644078, which gives rise to MDICNKEDKRDAGRFAVMMEVLWKNRNNVVWNNDRGDISRLGLQAYFNWHDWFAAREVQDIPNGVQIPLTWSPPAVGWIKYNTDAGFNTSHNSTNKGWCFRNNIGSFITAGIAWDVGTMSIVEAEALALKEAMQHAISLNMECVIFESESQVVVQAVNSNDTGCSELSFIFLSIKRLLVSFPNFGVKFVKRQVNMVAHSLTKAVNS
- the LOC131644088 gene encoding uncharacterized protein LOC131644088, which gives rise to MALKIDISKAYDRVDWGFLKGMLSKLGFADRWIHWVMMCVISVNYSVLVNSDRVGPILPGRGLRANIEEVSHLMEILTIYANASGQEINLTKSEVFFSRNLSIPAQEDIAKIMGVRHVFGTGTYLGLPSMIGRRKKETFAFIKDRIWKRINSWRGRSLSKAGKEVMIKSVLQSIPSYIMSVFIIPDGVVKDIEKMLNSFWSGGGSNNKGIRWMAWDKLSCPKKDGGMGFRDFRAFNAKLGNNPSFVWRSLWKAKDVLLLGCRWRIGDGRCIKWDAHVVNSLLDHVVAGEILKVPLLEKVDTGGMVWKEERNGEYNDRSGYRLWMTVQIHQVDKRVEGNWNRLWNIMAPPRAKHLLWRICRGCLPTRIRLRQHYVQCLAMCQTCEREDEEG